One genomic window of Actinomycetota bacterium includes the following:
- a CDS encoding DUF779 domain-containing protein codes for MELRATEAAEAVVRKVAASDRQDLVMVLGTGCCDSTAPYLYDRYYAGPDTMRVGEVAGVPVHAPRFLADLYGEGDGLILDVDQGVTNDSFSLESEYDCRFTLRLPERPDRR; via the coding sequence ATGGAGCTTCGGGCCACGGAAGCGGCGGAGGCGGTGGTCCGCAAGGTCGCGGCATCCGACCGCCAGGACCTGGTGATGGTGCTGGGAACGGGGTGCTGCGACTCCACCGCGCCCTACCTGTACGACCGGTACTACGCCGGCCCCGACACCATGCGGGTCGGCGAGGTCGCCGGGGTCCCGGTGCATGCCCCTCGCTTCCTGGCCGATCTGTACGGCGAGGGCGACGGCCTGATCCTCGACGTGGACCAGGGCGTGACCAACGACTCCTTCTCGCTCGAGTCCGAGTACGACTGCCGGTTCACCCTCCGGTTGCCGGAGCGCCCCGACCGCCGCTAG
- a CDS encoding response regulator transcription factor: protein MICDDHRVLGEALAQIVQGDPTLELISPPLTDPQEAVALCLRERPDVVLMDVEFGGTMTGIDATRLIKRGSPETNVVVITGHQGGEYVVDAVEAGASGFLTKMQAMEDLIGAVKAAARGESVIDPALLTRVLRDVAKDREIRRDAEVLLGQLTERESEILKLLAEGLRNDDIAERLVISPQTVQTHVRNILSKLRVHSRLEAVAFAVRHGWLTV, encoded by the coding sequence GTGATCTGTGACGACCATCGGGTGCTGGGGGAGGCGCTGGCACAGATCGTCCAGGGCGACCCCACGCTTGAGCTCATCTCACCCCCCCTCACCGATCCCCAGGAAGCCGTGGCCCTGTGCCTGCGGGAACGGCCCGACGTCGTCCTGATGGATGTCGAGTTCGGCGGGACCATGACGGGCATCGACGCGACCCGCCTCATCAAGCGAGGCTCCCCGGAGACGAACGTCGTGGTCATCACCGGCCATCAGGGCGGGGAGTACGTGGTCGACGCGGTGGAGGCGGGAGCCTCCGGGTTCCTCACCAAGATGCAGGCCATGGAGGACCTGATCGGCGCGGTGAAGGCTGCCGCCCGAGGCGAGTCCGTGATCGACCCCGCCCTGCTCACCCGGGTCCTCCGCGATGTCGCCAAGGACCGCGAGATCCGGCGGGACGCCGAGGTGCTCCTGGGCCAGCTCACCGAGCGCGAGAGCGAGATCCTGAAGCTCCTGGCGGAAGGCCTGCGCAACGACGATATCGCGGAGCGGCTGGTGATCAGCCCCCAGACCGTGCAGACCCACGTCCGCAACATCCTGTCGAAGCTGCGGGTGCACTCCCGGCTGGAAGCCGTCGCCTTCGCCGTGCGCCACGGCTGGCTGACCGTCTAG
- a CDS encoding signal peptidase I, producing MRGPRRLWRVRGVLFWFVRGVLMTIAGAIAVPGMLGYHALTVLSGSMEPAIHTGDVVVERAISPLEARVGDIVIFRDPGDQNIMITHRARAIRVADGIVHFTTKGDANNTVERWTVPVDGSVGLVRFRVKRLGFALVWGSSRSGRLALVVLPALFLGGYELVKIWRPKRKPSGASAT from the coding sequence GTGCGTGGCCCCAGGCGCCTGTGGCGGGTCCGGGGGGTGCTGTTCTGGTTCGTCCGCGGCGTCCTGATGACCATCGCGGGCGCCATCGCCGTGCCCGGCATGCTCGGGTACCACGCGCTCACCGTGTTGTCCGGCAGCATGGAGCCAGCCATCCACACCGGCGACGTCGTCGTGGAGCGGGCGATCTCGCCCCTGGAGGCACGGGTCGGGGACATCGTTATCTTTCGCGATCCGGGCGACCAGAACATCATGATCACGCACCGGGCTCGGGCCATCCGGGTCGCGGACGGCATCGTGCACTTCACCACCAAGGGCGACGCGAACAACACCGTCGAGCGGTGGACCGTCCCGGTCGACGGCTCCGTGGGGCTCGTGCGGTTCCGCGTCAAGCGACTCGGCTTCGCTCTGGTGTGGGGCTCGAGCCGGTCGGGCCGGCTGGCGCTCGTGGTCCTGCCCGCCCTGTTCCTGGGGGGCTACGAGCTGGTGAAGATCTGGCGACCGAAGAGGAAGCCGTCCGGTGCTTCTGCAACGTAG